From a region of the Daphnia magna isolate NIES linkage group LG1, ASM2063170v1.1, whole genome shotgun sequence genome:
- the LOC116915678 gene encoding transport and Golgi organization protein 1 — protein MNRRLVNLEKERDALEKEVESATESATEANRMLEELLASQSENDQWQRSVEVLQQQLNRQQQTMENLNSSLCVKTAENETLGVEVEELRIETERYKVRIKTLQGDLETLKTSNRNYQQKMAQEGAELMKLKQDKEAWVTERRSLSNQINRHAKEIEEWRDKAEQLKKSMKAKENDLAKSLELLKQSGNDGPSVLQLTSLVQLESELAEANLTVERLTREVGSHAEESRRFDAEKADIQQRLSELQATCEAAARDKREAETRLEVLTNYFKEKETQLHKELGTHEAKRAITEENVSESVKKIIETEESLTLYKSQVETLTKEIEEQERSYKSRLATQEKRAHENWVAARQLERRLEESKQESAQLRHRLTQVEKDKEALLVAKENGTANGAVDVDLIKPVIKRPLLAGLPNNEELTMMEHPPLLSPPIPPPPPGMELGLGVPPPPGMPFDSMFPPPHFIPPAPFMPPEAGMLAPLHLHMPSIPPPPSGMLADHHRPPPLGMIATGSFDVDYRRDMADPPPPRRYPSPPRRYPSPLGSERSVRSDRSDRMDRYDDHFRPISPYGRHGGHRPRSVGRSRDVSPERPRSYSPLPSPLYPPHTTVHSPQDWDDGRDYNRAPMMRPNNLRHPQSGPKTSSPLIQPMDNGDRHHRPQP, from the exons ATGAATCGGCGGTTGGTTAACTTGGAAAAGGAGCGTGACGCGCTGGAAAAAGAGGTCGAATCTGCCACCGAATCGGCCACGGAAGCCAATCGGATGCTGGAAGAACTACTGGCGTCGCAGTCGGAGAACGACCAATGGCAGAGGTCGGTCGAGGTACTCCAGCAGCAGCTCAACAGGCAGCAGCAGACGATGGAGAATCTGAATTCCAGCCTGTGCGTGAAAACGGCAGAGAACGAGACCCTGGGCGTTGAAGTGGAAGAGCTCCGCATCGAAACGGAGCGCTATAAAGTGCGCATCAAGACGCTGCAGGGCGATCTCGAAACGCTGAAGACGTCCAATCGGAATTATCAGCAGAAAATGGCGCAGGAAGGAGCCGAATTGATGAAACTCAAACAAGACAAAGAAGCGTGGGTCACCGAACGTCGTTCGCTGTCGAATCAAATCAACCGGCACGCCAAGGAGATCGAAGAATGGCGAGACAAGGCtgaacaactgaaaaaatctATGAAAGCAAAAGAGAATGATCTGGCCAAATCGCTGGAACTGCTCAAACAGTCGGGCAATGACGGCCCGTCTGTCCTGCAATTGACATCGCTCGTCCAGCTGGAATCGGAATTAGCCGAAGCGAATCTGACCGTAGAGAGGCTCACGCGTGAAGTCGGCTCGCACGCCGAAGAGAGCCGGCGATTCGACGCAGAGAAGGCCGACATCCAGCAACGTCTTTCAGAGTTACAAGCCACTTGTGAAGCTGCAGCCCGAGATAAACGCGAAGCCGAAACGCGATTGGag GTTCTGACGAATTATttcaaagaaaaggaaacccAATTACACAAGGAGTTGGGCACACACGAAGCCAAACGGGCCATCACCGAGGAGAATGTCAGCGAATCAGTCAAGAAGATAATCGAAACGGAGGAAAGCCTCACGTTATACAAGTCTCAG GTCGAGACGTTAACGAAAGAAATCGAAGAACAGGAGCGGAGTTACAAGTCGCGTCTGGCCACTCAGGAGAAAAGAGCGCACGAGAACTGGGTGGCGGCCCGACAGCTTGAACGTCGACTGGAAGAATCCAAGCAGGAATCCGCTCAGCTGCGTCACAGGCTCACTCAAGTGGAGAAGGATAAGGAAGCGCTGCTGGTTGCCAAGGAGAACGGCACGGCCAATGGAGCTGTCGACGTGGACTTAATTAAGCCCGTCATCAAGC GTCCGCTTTTAGCTGGGCTGCCTAACAATGAAGAGCTGACGATGATGGAACATCCGCCTCTCTTGTCACCACCCATTCCGCCACCGCCACCCGGAATGGAACTCGGTTTAGGTGTACCGCCTCCACCGGGCATGCCGTTCGATTCAATGTTCCCTCCACCCCATTTCATCCCGCCCGCTCCGTTCATGCCGCCCGAAGCCGGCATGCTGGCCCCCCTTCACCTGCATATGCCTTCCATTCCACCGCCTCCTTCGGGCATGCTGGCCGATCATCATCGTCCGCCACCGCTCGGCATGATTGCCACGGGCAGTTTTGATGTCGATTACCGACGGGACATGGCCGACCCTCCACCTCCCAGACGCTACCCATCGCCGCCACGGCGCTATCCTTCACCTTTAGGCTCTGAAAGGAGCGTCCGGTCAGATCGTTCAGATCGAATGGATCGTTACGACGATCATTTTAG GCCCATATCACCTTACGGCAGACATGGTGGACATAGGCCACGCTCGGTTGGCCGAAGTCGGGATGTTTCACCTGAGCGACCACGAAGCTATTCACCTCTGCCGTCTCCACTCTATCCTCCTCACACCACTG TGCACTCACCGCAGGACTGGGATGACGGACGAGATTACAACAGGGCACCAATGATGCGACCAAATAACCTTCGGCACCCACAATCAG GCCCCAAAACATCATCGCCTCTTATCCAGCCAATGGATAATGGCGATCGTCATCATCGACCCcaaccttga